One genomic segment of Streptomyces niveus includes these proteins:
- a CDS encoding ABC transporter substrate-binding protein: MSTHLTRRIGVAAAVTALAVSLSACGGDGDDKPADKAGSGGTHAVTTAMGEVKVPDEPERVVVLDTDALDSAITLGITPVGATTAVADTPFSTYLPQDRLGDIKAVGLIAEPNLEAIAALEPDLILSSKVRDEKNYKPLSEIAPTVFSDTTGPNWRENFKLHADALGKSAEAKRIADAYDARVKELTTTLGGPAEAKKTTFGFVRFVEGADTRLYLNDTFVGSIYGDLGVGRPANQDKTGFSLDVSPEKMDEANADVVFYSTYGDAKKAKETDIVGGPLWKNLDAVKAGKAFKVDDNVWMLGIGYTGAGKVLDEIEKNYGGAAS, from the coding sequence GTGTCCACACACCTCACTCGCCGTATCGGCGTGGCCGCCGCGGTCACCGCGCTCGCCGTCTCACTCTCCGCGTGCGGTGGCGACGGCGACGACAAGCCCGCCGACAAGGCCGGGTCGGGAGGGACACACGCCGTCACGACCGCCATGGGCGAGGTGAAGGTCCCGGACGAACCCGAGCGTGTCGTCGTGCTCGACACGGACGCGCTCGACTCCGCGATCACGCTCGGGATCACACCGGTCGGTGCCACTACGGCCGTCGCGGACACGCCGTTCTCCACCTATCTGCCGCAGGACAGGCTGGGGGACATCAAGGCGGTCGGGCTGATCGCCGAGCCGAACCTCGAAGCGATCGCGGCTCTCGAGCCGGACCTGATCCTGAGCAGCAAGGTCCGCGACGAGAAGAACTACAAGCCGCTGTCGGAGATCGCGCCGACCGTCTTCTCCGACACCACGGGCCCCAACTGGCGTGAGAACTTCAAGCTGCACGCCGACGCACTCGGCAAGTCGGCGGAGGCGAAGAGGATCGCCGACGCCTACGACGCCCGGGTCAAGGAGCTGACCACGACGCTCGGTGGCCCGGCGGAGGCGAAGAAGACCACGTTCGGCTTCGTCCGCTTCGTGGAGGGCGCCGACACGCGTCTCTACCTCAACGACACGTTCGTCGGCTCGATCTACGGCGACCTCGGCGTCGGCCGCCCGGCCAACCAGGACAAGACCGGCTTCTCGCTCGACGTCAGCCCGGAGAAGATGGACGAGGCCAACGCGGACGTCGTCTTCTACTCCACCTACGGCGACGCGAAGAAGGCCAAGGAGACCGACATCGTCGGCGGCCCGCTCTGGAAGAACCTGGACGCGGTGAAGGCCGGGAAGGCGTTCAAGGTCGACGACAACGTGTGGATGCTGGGCATCGGTTACACCGGCGCGGGCAAGGTGCTGGACGAGATCGAGAAGAACTACGGCGGTGCCGCGAGCTAG
- a CDS encoding glutamine synthetase family protein — protein sequence MTEERPSPYELLRAEAAAGRIEEVIVAVPDIQGRLQGSRLSVPYFLDEIEGANGSDGFGACVYLLASDVEMDTRPGYAIDAWRTGFGDFLLRPDPATLRTHLPWDEGTALVIADAHWPGAGGSPVAVAPRHILRTQLDRLAERGLTALAGTELEFLVFLDTYRAARETRYQGLTSATAYNVDYSLQGLTDIEPVVRRIRREMGRAGLAMETARGECHAGQYEIVFRYAEAMTTCDNHVFFKNGAKQIAAQEGVALTFMPKFDEGEGNSCHIHLSLRGTDGTAVLADASAGDGMSGLMRHFVAGQLACLPDFALLMAPNINSYKRLQPGAFAPTGITWGRDNRTCPIRVVGTGSSMRVEHRVPGGDANPYLAVAAAVASGLYGIEHRLELPPPHRENALADPSVPRLPGTLTEALHRWEGSEIAAKVFGEPVVAHYAQAARTELAAFETSVTDWERMRGFERL from the coding sequence ATGACCGAGGAGCGCCCTTCGCCGTACGAGCTGCTGCGGGCCGAGGCCGCCGCGGGGCGGATCGAGGAGGTGATCGTCGCCGTTCCCGACATCCAGGGGCGGCTCCAGGGCAGCCGGCTCTCCGTCCCGTACTTCCTCGACGAGATCGAAGGCGCGAACGGGAGCGACGGCTTCGGCGCGTGCGTCTATCTCCTCGCCTCCGACGTGGAGATGGACACCCGCCCCGGCTACGCCATCGACGCCTGGCGGACCGGCTTCGGCGACTTCCTCCTGCGGCCCGACCCCGCCACCCTGCGCACCCACCTCCCCTGGGACGAGGGCACGGCGCTCGTCATCGCCGACGCCCACTGGCCGGGCGCCGGGGGCTCACCGGTCGCCGTCGCCCCCCGCCACATCCTGCGCACACAGCTCGACCGCCTCGCCGAGCGCGGGCTGACCGCGCTCGCCGGTACGGAACTCGAATTCCTCGTCTTCCTCGACACCTACCGCGCCGCCCGCGAGACCCGCTACCAGGGCCTGACGTCCGCGACCGCGTACAACGTCGACTACTCGCTCCAGGGCCTGACCGACATCGAGCCCGTCGTGCGCCGCATCCGCCGGGAGATGGGCCGGGCCGGGCTCGCGATGGAGACGGCACGCGGCGAATGCCACGCGGGGCAGTACGAGATCGTGTTCCGTTACGCGGAGGCGATGACGACCTGCGACAACCACGTCTTCTTCAAGAACGGTGCCAAGCAGATCGCCGCCCAGGAGGGCGTGGCGCTCACGTTCATGCCCAAGTTCGACGAGGGCGAGGGCAATTCGTGCCACATCCATCTGTCGCTGCGCGGCACGGACGGCACCGCCGTCCTCGCCGACGCGTCCGCCGGCGACGGCATGTCGGGTCTGATGCGGCACTTCGTCGCCGGCCAGCTCGCCTGTCTGCCGGACTTCGCACTGCTGATGGCGCCGAACATCAACTCGTACAAGCGACTTCAGCCCGGAGCCTTCGCGCCGACCGGTATCACCTGGGGCCGGGACAACAGGACGTGTCCGATACGGGTGGTGGGGACGGGTTCCTCGATGCGCGTCGAGCACCGGGTGCCGGGCGGGGACGCCAACCCGTATCTGGCGGTCGCCGCGGCCGTCGCCTCCGGTCTGTACGGGATCGAGCACCGGCTCGAACTCCCGCCCCCGCACCGGGAGAACGCGCTCGCCGATCCGTCGGTTCCCCGGCTGCCCGGCACGCTCACGGAGGCGCTGCACCGCTGGGAGGGCAGCGAGATCGCCGCGAAGGTCTTCGGTGAGCCGGTGGTCGCGCACTACGCGCAGGCGGCCCGTACCGAACTGGCCGCGTTCGAGACGTCGGTGACGGACTGGGAGCGCATGCGCGGGTTCGAGCGGCTGTAA
- a CDS encoding IucA/IucC family protein → MNHPDRDAWEQAGRRLLLKAVEEFAYEELLVPVPDPDPVPDALPVPGAGTAGRYRLDLGDDVHWTLRAARGTFGTWRVEPGSLLRHPDVPDGQEAGPERLLLDARRVLGWDGATTAEVLRELTATRRADAEAIVRALPAAELADLDHLELEAYQDGHPCMLLNKGRLGFSASDAAAYAPESAPAVRLLWAAVHSDLATYSGVPGLDAERLLAEELDRATRERFAAALAEHCARTGLSDEDFSWLPVHPFHWDEAVATLFVPFLAEGRIVPLGQSDDRYRPLQSIRTLANIDHPHRRNVKVPLLIRNTLVWRGLSTEPTEAAPDVSAWLHSVRDADPYLSEELRIHPLGEVAAVAVGHPLYESVEDAPYRYHELLGAVWREPVAALLDTDAGERARTMAALLKTGSDGRALTAELVERSGLTPAAWLERFFGALLPGLLHYLYRYGVAFCPHGENTVVLFDRDEIPIGTAVKDFAEDVNLLPGARPEYATLSERADRVLLRWPAHELAHSLLSAVFAGHFRFFAPLCAGQLGVPEDEFWALVRAEIERYHARFPELADRFDSYGLLAPSFDRVALNREQLLGGGFHDRSERDEGFDVVHGTVPNPLAVAPARIGDRK, encoded by the coding sequence ATGAACCACCCCGACCGGGACGCCTGGGAGCAGGCCGGCCGACGGCTGCTGCTGAAGGCCGTGGAGGAGTTCGCGTACGAGGAACTGCTCGTCCCCGTACCCGACCCCGACCCCGTACCCGACGCCCTTCCCGTACCCGGTGCCGGGACCGCCGGCCGGTACCGCCTCGATCTCGGCGACGATGTGCACTGGACGCTGCGCGCCGCTCGCGGCACCTTCGGGACCTGGCGTGTCGAACCCGGCAGCCTGCTCCGCCACCCGGACGTCCCCGACGGCCAGGAGGCCGGCCCCGAGCGCCTGCTGCTCGACGCGCGCCGCGTGCTCGGGTGGGACGGTGCCACCACCGCCGAGGTCCTGCGTGAGCTGACCGCCACCCGGCGGGCCGACGCCGAGGCGATCGTCAGGGCGCTGCCCGCCGCCGAGCTGGCCGATCTGGACCATCTGGAGCTGGAGGCGTACCAGGACGGGCATCCCTGCATGCTCCTCAACAAGGGCCGCCTCGGTTTCTCCGCGTCCGACGCCGCCGCCTACGCGCCCGAGTCCGCCCCCGCCGTAAGGCTGTTGTGGGCCGCCGTGCACAGCGACCTCGCCACGTACTCCGGCGTTCCCGGGCTCGACGCCGAGCGGCTGCTCGCCGAGGAGCTGGACCGGGCGACTCGGGAGCGGTTCGCCGCCGCCCTTGCCGAGCACTGCGCCCGAACCGGCCTGAGCGACGAGGACTTCAGCTGGCTGCCGGTGCACCCCTTCCACTGGGACGAGGCCGTCGCCACCCTCTTCGTGCCCTTTCTCGCCGAGGGCCGCATCGTGCCGCTCGGGCAGAGCGACGACCGCTACCGTCCCCTCCAGTCGATCCGCACCCTCGCCAACATCGACCACCCGCACCGCCGCAACGTGAAGGTCCCCCTCCTCATCCGCAACACCCTTGTCTGGCGCGGGCTTTCGACCGAGCCGACCGAGGCCGCGCCCGATGTGAGCGCCTGGCTGCACTCCGTACGGGACGCCGATCCGTATCTGAGCGAGGAGCTACGCATCCATCCGCTCGGCGAGGTCGCGGCCGTGGCCGTGGGGCATCCGCTGTACGAGTCGGTCGAGGACGCCCCGTACCGCTACCACGAACTCCTGGGCGCCGTCTGGCGCGAGCCGGTCGCCGCGCTGCTCGACACCGACGCGGGTGAACGCGCCCGCACCATGGCCGCGTTGCTCAAGACCGGGTCCGACGGGCGCGCGCTCACCGCCGAGCTGGTCGAGCGCTCCGGGCTCACCCCCGCCGCCTGGCTGGAACGGTTCTTCGGGGCGCTGCTGCCGGGGCTGCTGCACTACCTCTACCGCTACGGCGTCGCCTTCTGCCCGCACGGCGAGAACACCGTCGTCCTCTTCGACCGCGACGAGATCCCGATCGGTACTGCGGTCAAGGACTTCGCCGAGGACGTGAACCTGCTGCCCGGCGCCCGGCCGGAGTACGCCACGCTCTCCGAGCGCGCCGACCGCGTCCTGCTGCGCTGGCCGGCCCACGAGCTGGCGCACTCGCTGCTCAGCGCGGTGTTCGCCGGGCACTTCCGGTTCTTCGCCCCGCTGTGCGCCGGTCAACTCGGTGTGCCCGAGGACGAGTTCTGGGCGCTCGTACGCGCCGAGATCGAGCGCTACCACGCCCGTTTCCCGGAGCTGGCCGACCGCTTCGACTCGTACGGGCTCCTCGCCCCGTCCTTCGACCGCGTCGCGCTGAACCGTGAACAGCTGCTGGGCGGCGGGTTCCACGACCGCTCGGAGCGCGACGAGGGCTTCGACGTCGTGCACGGCACCGTGCCGAACCCGCTGGCAGTGGCACCCGCACGAATAGGGGACCGGAAATGA